One segment of Danaus plexippus chromosome 10, MEX_DaPlex, whole genome shotgun sequence DNA contains the following:
- the LOC116767095 gene encoding zinc finger MIZ domain-containing protein 1 has product MSGGGENAQFGATAAMVAAATTAAMQDSQPFSQMQNNMTMGNPQYSAMNGYGQQRSHNPAMTGMGMGGNGGMNGMTGMGQMGNAMTGMNPMAQMANMGMHANMISSQMGPGQMGNSAKMGPGYQRRHTPYPSGTMIMGSRKTQYMGGQPGFGPAPAQYQTGYGGRPGFQSQYPPQQPLGASGNFGSGMRGTMRQSTPPYSNQGQYFNGGVPNQFPQHQAGNGQYGAQYGGQFAQEVAMRSNMSYQHSPVPGNPTPPLTPASSMPPYISPNADVKPHFNELKPPMGMQNDELRLTFPVRDGIILPPFRLEHNLAVSNHVFQLKPTVHSTLIWRSDLELQLKCFHHEDRQMNTNWPASVQVSVNATPLVIDRGENKTSHKPLYLKEVCQPGRNTIQITVSACCCSHLFVLQLVHRPSVRSVLQGLLRKRLLTADHCIAKIKMNFNQSPAQNNSSSAPSDRDGVEQTALKVSLKCPITFKKITLPARGHECKHIQCFDLESYLQLNCERGSWRCPVCNKPAQLEGLEVDQYMWGILNTLNTSDVDEVTIDSGANWKATKISANPGIKQEDDSNDNSGKRSKAVSPGSMNMPTMNNWDMTQALSPYLPPDMNTIASGSMISYNQGGQNRNSGSSNNNYDFGINSGPNSNEFAGNGPLAHLNDSVNSLDPLNAMEKTLNEQMPHTPHTPHTPGSAHTPGGGATPGSSHTGPPSVDRHPLTDVDIPADLNFDPAAVIDGEGTDNLNLLPETSVDPMELLSYLEAPALGELLATPPSSSSSAGSLAPRAPSSDDLLALFE; this is encoded by the exons ATGAGCGGCGGAGGCGAGAACGCGCAGTTCGGCGCCACCGCCGCGATGGTCGCCGCGGCCACCACGGCCGCGATGCAGGACTCGCAGCCCTTCTCACAG ATGCAAAACAACATGACGATGGGAAATCCCCAGTACAGTGCGATGAATGGCTACGGTCAACAACGCAGCCACAATCCCGCGATGACGGGAATGGGGATGGGTGGCAACGGCGGGATGAACGGAATGACCGGCATGGGACAGATGGGGAACGCCATGACCGGCATGAACCCCATGGCTCAGATGGCCAACATGGGGATGCACGCGAATATGATCTCCTCTCAGATGGGACCGGGGCAGATGGGGAACTCCGCGAAGATGGGCCCGGGGTATCAGAGGCGGCACACGCCATACCCCTCGGGGACGATGATTATGGGTTCCCGAAAGACCCAATACATGGGCGGCCAACCCGGCTTCGGCCCGGCTCCCGCCCAGTACCAGACGGGTTACGGCGGACGGCCGGGCTTCCAGAGTCAGTATCCGCCGCAGCAGCCGCTCGGAGCCAGTGGGAACTTCGGATCGGGTATGAGAGGCACCATGAGACAATCGACTCCGCCGTACTCTAACCAGGGACAGTATTTTAACGGAGGAGTTCCTAATCAATTCCCACAGCATCAGGCCGGTAACGGCCAGTATGGAGCGCAGTACGGCGGACAGTTCGCGCAGGAAGTGGCCATGAGATCTAACATGAGCTACCAGCACAGTCCGGTCCCCGGTAACCCGACGCCTCCTCTGACGCCGGCCAGTAGTATGCCGCCCTACATCAGCCCCAACGCTGACGTCAAACCTCACTTTAACGAGCTCAAACCACCGATGGGCATGCAGA ATGACGAGCTCCGGTTAACATTCCCCGTAAGAGATGGTATCATATTACCACCTTTTAGATTAGAACATAATTTAGCAGTTAGCAATCACGTATTCCAATTAAAGCCTACGGTACATTCAACATTAATATGGAG ATCTGATCTGGAGCTGCAGCTCAAGTGCTTTCATCACGAAGACAGACAGATGAACACCAACTGGCCGGCGAGCGTGCAGGTGTCCGTGAACGCCACGCCGCTCGTCATCGACCGAGGAGAGAACAAGACGTCACACAAACCGCTGTACCTGAAGGAGGTCTGCCAGCCCGGGCGGAACACCATACAGATCACCGTCTCCGCCTGCTGCTGT TCGCACCTCTTCGTATTACAATTAGTCCACCGGCCGAGTGTGAGGAGCGTGCTGCAAGGATTGCTGAGGAAGCGGCTGCTGACGGCCGACCACTGTATCGCTAAGATCAAGATGAACTTCAACCAGTCGCCGGCTCAGAACAACAGCTCGAGCGCGCCCAGCGACAGGGACGGCGTGGAACAGACGGCGCTTAAAGTGTCGTTGAAATGTCCGATAACCTTCAAGAAGATCACCCTCCCGGCCCGGGGCCACGAGTGTAAACACATACAGTGCTTCGACTTAGAGTCGTATCTGCAACTAAACTGCGAGAGGGGCTCGTGGCGATGTCCGGTCTGCAA TAAGCCAGCTCAGCTGGAAGGGTTAGAAGTGGATCAGTACATGTGGGGCATCCTGAACACCTTGAACACGTCTGACGTCGACGAAGTGACCATCGACAGCGGGGCCAACTGGAAAGCTACCAAGATATCCGCCAACCCCGGCATCAAG CAAGAAGACGACAGCAACGACAACAGTGGGAAGAGAAGCAAAGCGGTGTCCCCGGGCTCCATGAACATGCCCACCATGAACAACTGGGACATGACCCAGGCTCTGTCGCCCTACCTGCCGCCCGACATGAACACCATCGCCAGCGGGTCCATGATCTCATACAACCAGGGAGGACAGAACAGGAACTCGGGCTCCAGCAACAACAACTACGACTTCGGCATCAACAGCGGACCCAACAGCAACGAGTTCGCCGGCAACGGACCGCTCGCACACCTCAACGACAGCGTTAACTCGCTCGACCCCTTGAACGCCATGGAGAAGACCCTCAACGAACAG ATGCCCCACACACCCCACACCCCCCACACGCCGGGGTCCGCTCACACCCCGGGCGGAGGAGCGACCCCGGGCTCCAGTCACACGGGGCCCCCCTCGGTGGACCGGCACCCCCTCACGGACGTCGACATCCCGGCCGACCTGAACTTCGACCCCGCAGCGGTCATCGACGGAGAGGGCACCGACAACTTGAAT